A part of Leptotrichia hongkongensis genomic DNA contains:
- the yihA gene encoding ribosome biogenesis GTP-binding protein YihA/YsxC, whose amino-acid sequence MEISKSEFVKSAVVEKDYPEFNNTVEFSFIGRSNVGKSSLINSLTKRKNLARTSKTPGRTQLINYFLINNKIHFVDLPGYGFAKVPEAVKRNWGKTIESYLVSNREKVVFLLLDLRRVPSNEDMEMLKWLEHFEIEYYIIFTKADKLSNNEKFKQLKEIRKKLVFKNEDVFFYSSLKNTGRKELLDFIEERINEKK is encoded by the coding sequence ATGGAAATAAGCAAGTCAGAATTTGTGAAATCAGCAGTTGTGGAAAAAGATTATCCGGAATTCAATAACACTGTGGAATTTTCTTTTATTGGAAGATCAAATGTGGGAAAATCTTCACTAATAAATTCACTTACAAAAAGAAAAAATTTGGCAAGAACGAGTAAAACGCCAGGAAGAACACAGTTAATCAATTATTTTTTGATAAATAACAAGATTCATTTTGTAGATTTGCCAGGATACGGATTTGCTAAAGTGCCTGAGGCTGTGAAAAGGAATTGGGGGAAAACAATAGAAAGCTATCTTGTTTCAAATCGTGAAAAAGTAGTTTTTTTATTGCTGGATTTGCGTAGAGTTCCATCAAATGAGGATATGGAAATGTTAAAATGGTTAGAACATTTTGAAATTGAATATTATATAATATTTACAAAAGCTGATAAATTGTCAAACAATGAAAAATTTAAGCAGTTAAAGGAAATCAGGAAAAAACTTGTATTTAAAAATGAAGATGTATTTTTTTATTCTTCATTAAAAAATACTGGAAGAAAAGAGTTGCTTGATTTCATAGAAGAACGGATTAATGAGAAAAAATAA
- a CDS encoding YifB family Mg chelatase-like AAA ATPase — MAISLFSCSYMGVDTYVVEVEVDLSRGLPVFNIVGMGDQAISESKERIRSCFKNVGFEFPVRRVLVNLSPANIRKKGSHFDLSIFLGILANTGHISNIEILKKYLILGEISLNGKIKSINGAINATILAKETDFKGVVVPMENYNEAKLISGVEIIPVDEIAELLDFLEGKTDVETLCKKAVEMNTSKLEKDENLDETIDFSDVKGQLLAKRALEIAAAGGHNVFLIGDPGSGKSMLAKRFNTILPDMTEEEIIETTKIYSISGMLSQSEPIIRNRPFRAPHYSATQVALVGGANRVGEITLALNGILFLDEIGEFEGKTLETLRQPLEDGKIVISRANLSVTYPVKNITITASNPTPSGYFPDNPLCNDSLKEIKRYQKKFSGPLLDRMDLYVEMHQLKKDEIFDESLSEKSKEIQKRVIKAREVQKQRFNSNTLNRDMNKKQLNKYCKIDEESEEIMKSAIDNLKLSVRMFDKILKVSRTIADLDGEENIKKEHLLEALNYRRK, encoded by the coding sequence ATGGCAATAAGTTTATTTAGTTGCAGCTATATGGGTGTAGATACTTATGTTGTGGAAGTAGAGGTTGATTTATCCAGAGGGCTGCCTGTATTTAATATAGTTGGAATGGGAGATCAGGCGATTTCTGAAAGCAAGGAGCGAATTAGGAGTTGTTTTAAGAATGTGGGGTTTGAATTTCCTGTCAGACGTGTGCTGGTGAATTTATCACCTGCAAATATCAGAAAAAAAGGCAGTCATTTCGACTTAAGCATATTTTTGGGAATACTTGCTAATACAGGGCATATTTCAAATATAGAAATATTAAAAAAGTATCTAATTTTAGGAGAAATTTCCCTAAATGGAAAGATAAAATCAATAAATGGAGCAATAAACGCCACAATTTTAGCAAAAGAAACAGATTTTAAAGGTGTTGTTGTCCCAATGGAAAATTATAATGAAGCAAAATTAATTTCAGGTGTGGAAATTATCCCTGTTGATGAAATAGCAGAATTGCTAGATTTTCTGGAGGGAAAAACTGATGTGGAAACATTGTGTAAAAAAGCTGTCGAGATGAATACTTCAAAATTGGAAAAAGATGAAAACTTAGACGAGACTATTGATTTTTCAGATGTAAAAGGGCAATTACTTGCAAAAAGGGCTTTAGAAATTGCAGCCGCTGGTGGACACAATGTATTTCTAATAGGCGATCCTGGTTCAGGTAAATCAATGCTTGCAAAAAGATTTAACACAATTTTACCTGACATGACCGAAGAAGAAATAATCGAAACAACAAAAATTTACAGTATTTCAGGGATGTTAAGCCAAAGTGAACCAATAATACGTAACCGTCCATTTAGAGCTCCACACTATTCAGCTACACAAGTGGCTCTAGTAGGTGGTGCAAATAGAGTCGGAGAAATTACGCTGGCATTAAATGGGATATTATTTTTAGATGAAATTGGAGAGTTTGAAGGAAAAACATTGGAAACGTTAAGACAGCCTTTGGAAGATGGAAAAATCGTTATTTCAAGAGCAAACCTAAGTGTAACCTATCCAGTAAAAAATATTACAATAACTGCTTCAAATCCTACTCCAAGCGGATATTTCCCTGATAACCCACTATGTAACGACAGTCTAAAAGAAATTAAACGTTATCAGAAAAAATTTTCAGGTCCACTTCTCGACAGAATGGATTTATACGTAGAAATGCATCAGTTAAAAAAAGATGAAATTTTTGATGAATCTCTATCAGAAAAATCCAAAGAAATTCAAAAAAGAGTTATAAAAGCTCGTGAAGTACAAAAACAACGTTTTAATTCAAATACTCTAAATAGAGATATGAATAAGAAACAGTTAAATAAATATTGCAAAATAGATGAAGAAAGCGAAGAAATTATGAAATCTGCCATTGATAATTTAAAATTGTCAGTCAGAATGTTTGATAAAATCTTGAAGGTATCCAGAACAATAGCAGATTTAGATGGTGAAGAAAATATAAAAAAAGAACATTTATTGGAGGCACTAAATTATCGCCGAAAATAA
- a CDS encoding Dps family protein, with amino-acid sequence MSKTVEKLNLYLANLNVLYRKVQNYHWNIVGAGFFSVHEKLEEYYDAINEQIDDVAERILSIGGRPLGTLKDYLAVTTIKEAENREISIPEAVADVKKEFEAMLKLVKEVKEAADEENDYGTSALVDEYISTYEKNLWMLNAYLK; translated from the coding sequence ATGTCAAAAACAGTTGAAAAATTAAATCTTTACTTAGCTAACTTGAACGTACTTTACAGAAAGGTTCAAAATTACCACTGGAATATTGTTGGTGCTGGATTCTTTTCTGTTCATGAAAAATTGGAAGAATATTATGATGCAATAAATGAACAAATTGATGACGTTGCAGAAAGAATTTTATCAATAGGAGGTCGTCCTCTAGGAACATTAAAAGACTATTTAGCAGTTACAACTATTAAGGAAGCTGAAAATAGAGAAATTTCTATTCCAGAAGCAGTAGCTGATGTAAAAAAAGAATTTGAAGCAATGTTAAAATTAGTGAAAGAAGTAAAAGAAGCGGCTGATGAAGAAAATGACTACGGAACATCTGCATTAGTTGATGAATATATCAGTACATACGAAAAAAACTTATGGATGTTAAACGCATACTTAAAATAA
- a CDS encoding patatin-like phospholipase family protein has product MKEKTGLVLEGGGLRGIFTAGVLDFFLEKNIEFDSCIGVSAGACHACSYLAKQYKRAFNVSVDYLDDKRYCSLYSLITTGDLFGVDFVYDEIPNKLNPIDNEAFMKNKTKFQVVITNCETGEAEYPEVKDFDKDTVYVRASSSLPLLARMVNINGNVYLDGGVSDSIPIKKSMENGNTKNVVVLTRDKNYRKKQSALGKITGIRYKKFPKFVELMNTRYSRYNKVLDYIDELEAKGEIFVIRPEVELTLGRIEKNKKKLLEVYSIGYETAKKNYENLKKYLEE; this is encoded by the coding sequence ATGAAAGAAAAAACAGGGTTAGTATTGGAAGGCGGAGGACTTCGGGGGATATTTACGGCAGGAGTGCTGGATTTCTTTTTGGAAAAAAATATTGAATTTGATAGTTGCATAGGCGTATCTGCTGGGGCTTGTCATGCCTGCAGTTATTTAGCAAAACAGTATAAAAGAGCGTTTAATGTGTCAGTAGATTATTTGGATGATAAAAGATATTGCAGTTTATACAGCTTGATTACTACTGGAGATTTGTTTGGAGTAGATTTTGTTTACGATGAGATTCCGAATAAATTGAATCCAATTGACAATGAGGCGTTTATGAAAAATAAGACAAAATTTCAGGTAGTAATTACAAATTGCGAGACTGGAGAAGCGGAATATCCGGAAGTTAAAGACTTTGACAAGGATACTGTTTATGTAAGGGCTTCAAGCTCTTTGCCGTTGCTTGCCAGAATGGTTAATATTAATGGGAATGTTTATCTGGATGGCGGAGTTTCTGATTCAATACCGATAAAAAAATCTATGGAAAATGGAAATACAAAAAATGTAGTTGTTTTGACACGTGATAAAAATTATAGAAAAAAACAAAGTGCATTGGGTAAAATTACTGGGATAAGATATAAAAAGTTTCCTAAATTTGTAGAACTTATGAATACAAGATATAGCCGGTATAATAAAGTGCTTGACTATATTGATGAGTTGGAGGCAAAAGGAGAGATTTTTGTGATTCGTCCAGAAGTGGAACTGACACTTGGGAGAATTGAGAAAAATAAGAAGAAACTTTTGGAAGTGTATAGTATCGGCTATGAAACAGCGAAAAAAAATTATGAAAATTTGAAAAAATATCTGGAAGAGTAA
- a CDS encoding alcohol acetyltransferase, with protein MKNEKIWYELDAFAKTYSSIISEGRTTCFRISALFSENIDLEILEKVVISLEKKYPFYNSELKKGIFWNYLQQKKTHFMIEEEKTYPCTDIQKDNPLRIIYFNNKLSIEIAHFLTDGKGAALFFKDLIEEYLEKKYFLENFEKDKENNLNDKTEKKNEIEIGKINKIINFGKKINKNEKDFENKKSEKNFFEKTRELLGNDNGLKNSQKNEYVDLYEKYMRKVSKETTIKSAFHLPMKILEKGQYHITTGEIDVESLKEESKKYGTTIGKYLLSVYFKILLDRYSQAKNPIVIGVPVDLRKIFEETTYRNFFINITPSVDASLGAYSLSEIITYLDNYFALKITKKEFYKSIYKAMNPMQNIIIKSVPYLIKRMFFPFIFDYYGERGYTTGFSNLGILKVNKKYEKYLKGFRFLPPPSKRCKIKMGVVSDCKKVYVNFGNLTANYNIERDFFVYLRKRGIKSKIITNYF; from the coding sequence GTGAAAAATGAAAAAATATGGTATGAGCTAGATGCTTTTGCAAAAACATATTCTTCGATAATCAGTGAGGGAAGAACAACTTGTTTTCGAATTTCAGCATTGTTTTCTGAAAATATTGATTTGGAAATATTGGAAAAAGTTGTAATTTCGCTTGAGAAGAAATATCCATTTTATAATTCAGAACTGAAAAAGGGAATTTTTTGGAATTATTTGCAGCAGAAAAAGACTCATTTTATGATTGAAGAGGAGAAAACTTATCCTTGTACGGATATACAGAAGGATAATCCGCTTAGAATCATTTATTTTAATAATAAATTGTCGATAGAAATAGCACATTTTTTGACCGATGGAAAAGGTGCGGCATTATTTTTTAAGGATTTGATTGAAGAATATTTGGAAAAAAAGTATTTTTTGGAAAATTTTGAAAAAGATAAAGAGAATAATTTAAATGACAAGACTGAAAAAAAGAATGAAATAGAAATTGGAAAGATAAATAAAATAATTAATTTTGGGAAAAAGATAAATAAAAATGAAAAAGATTTTGAAAATAAAAAATCTGAAAAAAACTTTTTTGAAAAAACAAGAGAATTGCTGGGAAATGACAATGGATTGAAAAATTCTCAAAAAAACGAGTATGTCGACCTTTATGAAAAATATATGAGAAAAGTGAGCAAGGAAACTACGATAAAGTCAGCATTTCACTTGCCAATGAAGATACTGGAAAAAGGGCAGTACCATATCACAACTGGAGAAATTGATGTGGAAAGTCTGAAGGAGGAGAGTAAAAAATACGGAACTACTATTGGAAAATATCTTCTTTCAGTATATTTCAAAATTTTGCTGGATAGATATTCACAAGCCAAAAATCCAATTGTGATTGGAGTACCGGTTGATTTACGAAAAATTTTTGAAGAAACTACATACAGAAATTTTTTTATAAACATAACTCCTAGCGTGGATGCAAGTCTTGGTGCATATTCCCTCTCTGAAATCATAACCTATCTGGATAACTATTTTGCCTTAAAAATTACAAAAAAAGAATTTTACAAAAGTATATACAAGGCAATGAATCCAATGCAAAATATAATAATAAAGTCTGTTCCATATTTGATAAAACGCATGTTTTTCCCATTTATATTTGATTATTACGGAGAACGGGGCTATACAACAGGATTTTCAAATTTAGGAATTCTTAAAGTTAATAAAAAGTATGAAAAATATCTAAAGGGATTTCGATTTTTACCACCACCAAGCAAAAGGTGCAAAATCAAGATGGGAGTTGTAAGTGATTGTAAAAAGGTTTATGTAAATTTTGGAAATTTAACTGCAAATTATAATATTGAGAGAGATTTTTTTGTTTATTTAAGAAAGAGAGGAATAAAATCCAAGATTATTACTAATTATTTTTAA